The genomic stretch CCAACAATCCAACTGGGGCGACGATGCGCGAGGAGCACCTCGAACCCGTGGCCGCGTTCGCCCGCGAGCACGACCTGACCGTGCTCGCCGACGAGATCTACGCCGACCTGACCTACGACGGCGACCACACCTCGATCGCCACCCTGCCGGGGATGCGCGAACGAACGGTCGTCTTCAACGGCTTCTCGAAAGCCTACGCGATGACCGGCCTTCGACTGGGCTACGCGCTCGCCCCCCCGGAGGCGATTCAGGCGATGAACCGGATCCACCAGTACGGGATGCTCTCGGCACCCACCACCGCGCAGTACGCCGCGCTCGACGCGCTCGAACACTGCAGCGACGACGTCCAGGAGATGCGCGCCCAGTACGACCGCCGGCGGCGGTTCGTGCTCTCACGATTCGCGGAGATGGGCATCGAGTGTTTCGAGGCCACCGGCGCGTTCTACGTCTTCCCCGAGAGCCCGTGGGAGGATGCCGAAGCGTTCGCCGAGGCCCTCCTCGAAGAGTGCGGCGTGGCGATGGTCCCCGGCGACGTCTTCGGTGCGGGCGGCGAGGGCCATCTTCGAGTTTCGTATGCGACGGGACTGAACGAGTTGCGCGAGGCGATGGACCGGATCGAAGCGTTTCTGGAGTGAGTGCTGATTTCTTCGACAGGATATGTCCGATAGATTGGGGCTATCACTTAACACTACGATCTATTTCGCCGGTGGAATAAAGACTTATCAGAGGAATGATTGTATTGACCACCATGTACGATTTAGTAGTCAAGATGTCCGGTGGGTTAGTGATCTTAGGAGGGTTGGGATTAGCAGGACTCGTGTTGCTCTGGCCGGCCAGTTTTTCACACCCGGCAACAGTCTTATACTGGCTGCTCACGCTGCTTGTTAGCATATTCGTCTCAGGATGGATCATCGGCTACGGTGCGAGCTTAGTTTTCAGGCGGAGAAGATACACGACTTATGGAATTTGCATCAGTGTAGCAGGCGGGCTCGGTGCCGGTTTATGGATTGTGGCGGGACATCTCATATAGTGTTGGGATAGTTGCCGCCCGGCGGCTGGTTTTGTCAGTGCCATATCTCTGAGTACTGTACCCTCGCGCTGGAGAATAAACCCGGACCTCGCCTTAGTTCACGAAAGCCTATTCAACACTGCCTCAACGTTGAGCTTTCCGACAGGCCCCTTGTCGATTGGCACTGTTTCGCCTACGATAGCACGTTGTATCTGCTTAGGGTTGGGGTTCTTCCCGCGATTGAACAGCTCACCTAGTATCATTGCCAGCGACCCAGTTACGATAGGAGCAGCGTAGCTTGTACCGCTAGCGAGGAAGGGTTCACCGTCCGAAGTTGTATCCAGTTGGTGACAAGGAGCGAGTACGTCAGGTTGCCCCCGTTGATAACTGATGTTCCTTTCCCAGGGTCTTTCCAGTCGGTTGTTTTCACAGCTTATGTCTGGCGTACATCCTAAGTAGCCACAGTAGTGGTCGCGAGGGTACCCATACCAACCATCTGATTCAGAAGGGGGGCTCAACCAGTACGAGCCATTCGGTCTAATTGTGGGGGTTTGTCGGTGTAAAGGTTGTTCTCCGCCAACATCGGTGGTACAGACTGCTTCGTAAGCACCGACACTGATTACATCGTCCTGTAATGCCGGACAGAATAGTGATAGAGGCTCATCACGCCTGCGGTTACCCGCACCAGCAACCACACAGACACCGTCATTGATAATTCTCTTTGCCGCGACACAAAGTCTACAGTTTTGATTGCAATCTGGCCGGTGTTTCCCTGCAGAGACGTTTAGTAGATCCACTCCAGCGTTTCGGGCAGCATCAAGCGCCTTAAGCATATTCTGGGGAGTGAACAGGCGATCTTCTGCAATCGTACGATAAAGATGAAATGTCGCATCCTTGCAATAGTGCTGAAGTAGAGCGAATACTCCTATGCCATGACCAGTAGTGTCGGCTTCTGTGCTAGCGACGAAGTTTTGTCGTTCGGCAATTTCGTGGTCCGAGTCAAACGAGAGGTTGTATAATGAGTCAATCAGACCAACCTTGATAAATCTGCCATCAGGACCTGAGTTGATAGGACGACTGACTCCCGTGTCATGGGATTGGTAAACAAAGGCACGGAGATCATCTACCGACTCGAATTTCTCAGCGGGTTCCCGTTTCCCTGGCTTAGATCCTCCAGGCTTTCGTCAGTCTCGATAGACTCCAAGCCCTCTATTTCGAGTAGATTCGTGATGGCGTTCTCTGGAACAGTCACCTCCAACGTATCGAAGGGTAGTTGTTCGGTGACCTCACCCCCTATCGCTTCGACTTGTTCCTCAACAGCAGAGAGAGAGTCGCTCTCAACGCCCAGTAGGAGGGTAGTGGATGCGCTGCTATCGGGATCCTCCCGCATTTGCTCGACAGCGCGCTCCACGTACCTCGTGGACATCCTAAGTGAGTATTAGCCGCCGCCGGGTTAAGTCTGGTCATCAGTGTAACAAGGTCTATTGGTCAGAACGGCGCTCGATGTCCTCTCGCTGAATCGCCATCAGTGCCGAGATGGTCTCGGGCATGAGGTCGGTCACAGTGTCGGGATAATTATCCGACCATGACCACCCCTCGCGGGTCTCCGAGCCGACACTGTTGCCGTCGGGGTCGTAGACTGTGAGCGTCTGTTTCTTCGTTCCGAGGCCACTGATGCCCCATGTCCACGTCATTATATTTCTCCTATGAGGACCAATTTGGTCACATATACTGTCCCCGAACTACCAGATACCTTCATTTCCGTGGATATTCGAGCATATCCGTTCTGGCCAGGATTGTATGGTATCAAGCCCGAAACCACAATCGGGTATCCTGTATCGCCAGTGTGGGAAATCTCCGCTTCAGGTTCGTTAGAAGGCCCACCTTTCAGTTTGTGATAGACGGTTTCGTTGGCATCGTCGATGTGCAAGGTGGAGACCAATTGTAGGTAGTAATTCGAGTAATCCAGCGAGGTGGCGATACCATCTGTGAGAAGTCCCATTTCTGTGACTGACGTAAACGCATTTTCGTAGGTGGTCGATGTTGTCGACTCGCTCGTTCCACTATACACGGTCGCGTCGATGACTTCATGACCTTCATCTTGGAGCGGAATGGTGCTGACCCCTCCTCCTTCGCCGACCGATAGTACCAGTATCGGTCGTCGCCTTCCTGATTGTGTCCTCACTGGTGGCGGGTTCGTCCTCTACGAAGGGGTCGTTCGTGCAGATGAACAAAACGTCAACCGAAACAGCCTCGTGAGCTAACGACGGATCCCGAACAGCCCTCGAAGCATCACGGCTTTACCGCCCGATCCCATGCAACCGACATGGTCGACGGAGCGCACATCGCGGACGTTGCGGACGTTCCCGAGGGCGGATCGTATCTCTTCACCGCCGAGGACGCCTTCACCAACGAGCAGGAAGTGATCCTCGTTCACTGCGACGAGGAGCCAGGCATCGAGGCGTGGGTCAACACCTGTACCCACGAGACCCAGCGCTTCGACCGGGGTTCGGGCGCGCCGATCCGCGACGGGCAGATAATCTGCCCGAAACACGGTTCGCTGTTCGACACCTGCTCGGGGGAGTGCGACAACGGCGAAGCGGCGGGGACGACGCTCCCCGGCGTCGAGGTCGCCGTCACCGACGGCGAGGTGGTGCTGACCGACGACAACTACGACTACCTCCGGGACGGCGGCACCGGCGACGACGGGCCGTCTTCGAGTTCGCACCTCTCGTTCTGACTCAGGTGTCGTCTCTTGGATTGACGACTTCGTAGAACCCGACCACCAGCGAGGGCACCACGACCATGAAGAGGTGCTCCTCGATGGGGATCCCCAGAAATTCCTTGCCGGTGCGGAGGTTGATCTGGAAGACCCCGACCTCCAGGGTGTAGCGGTCCCAGACGTACGCCAGCGGGTAGAGCGCGACGACGGTTCTGGCGGCGCGGCCGAGCGCGCCGGTCGCCGAGAGGAGGGCGTAGGCGAACGCGCCGAAGACGACCTCCGTCACGAGATACGTGTACCGACCGAACACGTCGATATCGGGCACCATTCGGAAGGCTACTCGCGGTGTGAACAAGGCTCTGACGGTCACACGGGGCACAGTCTTGATTATCCCCGGCGTCCAACCCTACGGGGTGAGCACGATGAATATCGCCGATATCGCAACCACGGACTACACCGCAGTGAGCACCGACGAACGGCTCGGGAAGGTGCGGACGGCCTTCGACGAGGAGAGTCCGCGGGGGCTGATCGTCACCGACGACGGCGCGTACGCCGGCGTGCTAACCCAGCGTTCGTTGATGCAGTCCCACGTCGAGGACTCGACGAAGGTCAGCGCGGTGATGGACTCCGCACCGCGGATCGAGCGCACCGCCGACGTTCGCGAGGTCGCGCGGATGCTGGTCGAGGGCAACACCAAGGTCGCGCCGGTCGTCGAGGGCGAGGAGCTCTGGGGGATCGTCACCGCCGACGGGATCCTCGATGCGGTCCTCGAGAACCTCGACGCACTCACCGTCTCCCAGATCCAGACCGACGACGTGGTCACGGTCGCCGAGGACGCCCGCGTGGGCCAGGCGATCAACCGCCTCCGCGAGCACGGCATCTCGCGCCTGCCGGTCGTGAACGACGCGGGCTACCTCACGGGCGTGCTCACCACCCACGACCTCGTGGAGTTCGTCGTCCGGAACATGAACCAGCCGACCGAGGGCGAGCGCTCGGGCGACTCACAGCGGATGCTCGACATCCCGGTCTACGACCTGATGAACTCGCCCGTCGAGACCGTCTCCAGTGCGGACACGGTTCGCGAGGCGGTCGCGAAGATGCTCGACAACGACTACAACGGCGTCATCGTCACGCCCGGCGACGACGACCGCCACGTCGTGGGCGTCCTCACCAAGACCGACGTGCTCCGAGCGCTGACGTTCACCGAGGAGGACCACATCGACGTCCAGATCACCAACATCTCGCTGC from Halococcus hamelinensis 100A6 encodes the following:
- a CDS encoding lycopene cyclase domain-containing protein, coding for MVPDIDVFGRYTYLVTEVVFGAFAYALLSATGALGRAARTVVALYPLAYVWDRYTLEVGVFQINLRTGKEFLGIPIEEHLFMVVVPSLVVGFYEVVNPRDDT
- a CDS encoding Rieske (2Fe-2S) protein, whose protein sequence is MVDGAHIADVADVPEGGSYLFTAEDAFTNEQEVILVHCDEEPGIEAWVNTCTHETQRFDRGSGAPIRDGQIICPKHGSLFDTCSGECDNGEAAGTTLPGVEVAVTDGEVVLTDDNYDYLRDGGTGDDGPSSSSHLSF
- a CDS encoding pyridoxal phosphate-dependent aminotransferase, translating into MKISERVNQVPPSGIRRFFELAEEMDDVISLGVGEPDFTAPWSAREAAIDSLERGKTSYTANRGMRELREAIAGRAATEYDLDYDPDEEILVTAGASEAIDAAFRAFCDPGDTVAVAQPSYVSYVPGVVFAGGEPLPVPTREADEFRLTAEVLREAGAEEAEALVYCYPNNPTGATMREEHLEPVAAFAREHDLTVLADEIYADLTYDGDHTSIATLPGMRERTVVFNGFSKAYAMTGLRLGYALAPPEAIQAMNRIHQYGMLSAPTTAQYAALDALEHCSDDVQEMRAQYDRRRRFVLSRFAEMGIECFEATGAFYVFPESPWEDAEAFAEALLEECGVAMVPGDVFGAGGEGHLRVSYATGLNELREAMDRIEAFLE
- a CDS encoding CBS domain-containing protein, encoding MNIADIATTDYTAVSTDERLGKVRTAFDEESPRGLIVTDDGAYAGVLTQRSLMQSHVEDSTKVSAVMDSAPRIERTADVREVARMLVEGNTKVAPVVEGEELWGIVTADGILDAVLENLDALTVSQIQTDDVVTVAEDARVGQAINRLREHGISRLPVVNDAGYLTGVLTTHDLVEFVVRNMNQPTEGERSGDSQRMLDIPVYDLMNSPVETVSSADTVREAVAKMLDNDYNGVIVTPGDDDRHVVGVLTKTDVLRALTFTEEDHIDVQITNISLLDTITRDGVRESVTQVADKFGEMQVQHAHVRFHEHKEKLRGMPLVRCGIRLRTDKGQVAGTGEGYGAESAFRVALDKLERNVLERKGIRADEQRRGQILRKLNEI
- a CDS encoding S8 family serine peptidase, which produces MNSGPDGRFIKVGLIDSLYNLSFDSDHEIAERQNFVASTEADTTGHGIGVFALLQHYCKDATFHLYRTIAEDRLFTPQNMLKALDAARNAGVDLLNVSAGKHRPDCNQNCRLCVAAKRIINDGVCVVAGAGNRRRDEPLSLFCPALQDDVISVGAYEAVCTTDVGGEQPLHRQTPTIRPNGSYWLSPPSESDGWYGYPRDHYCGYLGCTPDISCENNRLERPWERNISYQRGQPDVLAPCHQLDTTSDGEPFLASGTSYAAPIVTGSLAMILGELFNRGKNPNPKQIQRAIVGETVPIDKGPVGKLNVEAVLNRLS